Genomic window (Mycolicibacterium smegmatis):
GACTTCGAGACGATCCTGGTGACCCGCACCGACCGGGTCGCCACCATCCAGCTGAACCGGCCCAAGGCGCTCAACGCGCTCAACAGCCAGGTGATGACGGAAGTGACCGCGGCCGCAGCCGAACTCGACAAGGATCCGGGCGTCGGCGCGATCATCGTCACGGGCAACGAGAAGGCCTTCGCCGCGGGTGCGGACATCAAGGAGATGGCGGACCTGTCGTTCGCCGAGGTCTTCGAGGCGGACTTCTTCGAACTGTGGTCCAAGTTCGCCGCCACCCGCACGCCCACCATCGCCGCGGTCGCCGGGTACGCCCTCGGCGGCGGCTGCGAGCTCGCGATGATGTGTGACATCCTGATCGCCGCCGACACCGCGAAATTCGGGCAGCCCGAGATCAAGCTCGGCGTGCTCCCCGGAATGGGCGGTTCGCAACGGCTCACCCGCGCGATCGGCAAGGCCAAGGCCATGGACCTCATCCTCACCGGACGAACCATCGACGCCGCCGAGGCCGAACGGGCCGGGCTGGTCTCGCGTCTGGTGCCCGCGGACACGCTGATCGACGAGGCGCTCGCGGTGGCGCAGACCAT
Coding sequences:
- a CDS encoding enoyl-CoA hydratase — encoded protein: MSDFETILVTRTDRVATIQLNRPKALNALNSQVMTEVTAAAAELDKDPGVGAIIVTGNEKAFAAGADIKEMADLSFAEVFEADFFELWSKFAATRTPTIAAVAGYALGGGCELAMMCDILIAADTAKFGQPEIKLGVLPGMGGSQRLTRAIGKAKAMDLILTGRTIDAAEAERAGLVSRLVPADTLIDEALAVAQTIAGMSLSASRMAKEAVNRAFETSLTEGLLYERRLFHSAFATADQKEGMAAFAEKRAANFTHR